A window of the Microbacterium sp. LWH13-1.2 genome harbors these coding sequences:
- a CDS encoding iron-siderophore ABC transporter substrate-binding protein encodes MRTSRLIAAGVAAALAVGLTACATPSTGSDSAGGNPADDSAFPVTIEHAYGETTIESKPERVATIAWANHEVPLALGIVPVGMSKATWGDDDDNGILPWVEEKLDELGGEEPVLFDESDGIDYEAVADTEPDVILASYSGLTQEEYDTLSKIAPVVAYPEVKWGTPVDEMIEMNSKALGLEAEGEALIEDLHADAEAALEANSALKDKKVLFAYIDPSDLSQVGYYTAIDTRPGYLHDDLGLPLPSVVEENADSDQFYLTVSSEEADKFNDVDVFVTYGDESLIATLQADPLLSKIPAIAEGRIAILPDATPIAASANPSPLSIPWGLSDYLALLAAPLAAK; translated from the coding sequence GTGCGCACCTCTCGTCTCATCGCCGCCGGTGTCGCCGCGGCCCTCGCCGTCGGCCTCACGGCCTGCGCGACTCCGTCGACCGGCTCCGACTCCGCCGGCGGCAACCCCGCCGATGACAGCGCCTTCCCCGTCACGATCGAGCACGCGTACGGCGAGACCACCATCGAGTCCAAGCCCGAGCGCGTCGCGACGATCGCCTGGGCGAACCACGAGGTTCCCCTCGCGCTCGGCATCGTTCCCGTCGGCATGAGCAAGGCCACGTGGGGAGACGACGACGACAACGGCATCCTGCCCTGGGTCGAGGAGAAGCTCGACGAACTCGGCGGCGAAGAGCCCGTGCTGTTCGACGAGTCCGACGGCATCGACTACGAGGCCGTCGCCGACACGGAGCCCGACGTGATCCTCGCGTCCTACTCCGGCCTGACGCAGGAGGAGTACGACACCCTCTCGAAGATCGCTCCGGTCGTCGCGTACCCCGAGGTCAAGTGGGGAACGCCGGTCGACGAGATGATCGAGATGAATTCGAAGGCGCTCGGTCTCGAGGCCGAGGGCGAGGCATTGATCGAGGACCTGCACGCAGACGCCGAGGCCGCTCTCGAAGCGAACAGCGCGCTCAAGGACAAGAAGGTCCTCTTCGCCTACATCGACCCGAGCGACCTGAGCCAGGTCGGCTACTACACCGCGATCGACACGCGCCCCGGTTACCTGCACGACGACCTGGGGCTTCCGCTCCCGTCCGTCGTCGAGGAGAACGCCGACAGCGACCAGTTCTATCTGACCGTGAGCTCCGAAGAGGCCGACAAGTTCAATGACGTCGACGTCTTCGTGACCTACGGCGACGAGTCGCTCATCGCGACGCTGCAGGCCGACCCGCTGCTGTCGAAGATCCCGGCCATCGCCGAGGGCCGCATCGCGATCCTTCCGGATGCCACTCCGATCGCCGCCTCCGCGAACCCCTCGCCGCTGTCGATCCCGTGGGGTCTCTCCGACTACCTCGCACTGCTGGCGGCACCGCTCGCCGCGAAGTGA